The DNA sequence CTGAAGTGACAGATATCTGTGAATGTAAAACACGATATTCCCTATGTTGtcgtcaaaaatgaaaatgcttcaGTTCAATGCATATATGTATGTTGCCCCTCCTACTATGAATTGAGATGGAAAACTGACAGTGTATAATCCAAACATTATAACAAATCAGCGCGTGACGTTAATCTGATGAGCGATAGTAGATTACACGATGTCAACCATGCATGGGCTACTTCGCTCCTGGGTGTGTGTTAGCGTATGCACAAGTAAAACTACAAACCAAACCCCTGTAAAATTACACTATTTTCTTTCCAGCAGTGTTATGGGAGCATGTTTAATGTGCAAAGTGTGTTTGCTGATTTTGCATGTGTGTGGGAGGAGGTGAGGCTCAGATGCAAAATAAGAATCTTTATTCTGACATGTTCCATCAGCCACTTTATTAAACAGAGCAACAAGTCAGATGTATAACAAGCGTGCCTTGAAGTTGTGCCATGATCTTTTTTTTCCTAACCAGatttcattctgtctgtctctaaCGACTCTAATGGAGTTACTCTATACCTATTGGTGTAATATTGCCACATCTCAGATGAAGTGAGAAATAGGGTGTAATGTACCTTGTAACTAGGCTATTACTTAGACTTTCTTATTGGTACATGAGTGATAAAAAGACatgttaataatatttgtaaatgtttagaaTTCATGTGATATgaataaaatttgaaataaattaaaaaatctaaactGTGGACTTTTGTTTGGAAAATTGTGGAATCGTGACATATGACAACTGAAGAAACTTCCCTTTTGACGGTTATTTTTTTGTACAGCTGGGATGTCCTGGAGCCCCTCTTCCCCCTCCACCATGTCCTTGCTCAGCAGACCTTGGTTGACCTGAATACCTCAAGACTTATAGCAGAACAGGGGGTCCCTGATTCTCAATCAGCCATACACGAATGCACACGCATAGACTGTGTGAGGACATGTCTTGGTTAGTTGTTTTAATGAGGGACACAAGTGCAAAAGGattttcagtctcacatgataTGAGAGACAAAATGAGCGATAAAGCAGAGGGAATCATCAGGCATGTTACCCTGACACACAGTCTGACCATACAGAACCATCGACAACAGTGAAGTTTGTTGTAAGATCCTGAAAACAGAAAAAGAGGAAAGAATGACTGTTAAGCATCTATATATTCTCAATTGCAGTCAACATATACAGTTCAATAAATAGGCTACTGCTTTACCTTCTATGCAGTTCatgccatgtttctagcatttttataaaaaatatatttggtcTTGTACTTTATCTTTCTTATGAATTGTATGCAGGCCTAGGCATTTCCCATGTCATAGCCTGTTTCTTGTAGATTAAATTTAAATGCTTTGAATTATGTTTGAATGCTTTGATTATTATCATCTGTCGTGCAAATAAAGCTTCTTTCATTCTGACTAATGAAGGAATAAGATTATTATGATGGTTTAGTACATGTCTAGAACTTTTATGCAGGCAATAAATAACAATTCGGCCGAAGGGCGTTGCTTTATGCATTTTCAAGGCACTGGCGCCATCTAGAGCTCACTGTTAGAAACATTAATTTTGAATAGAGGCCATGTTTCGCGATTTTTCTGTTGAAATTCGTTGATTTAGTTATAATTcagacatattttttttgtttaacattGGTGTTTGATTCACATTGATATTTCTGTTTCTCAACGCTATCGGCAAACTATAATTATGCCTATATTATTATTTAGTCATTGAAAGTTTACCAACAGATTACATTGTAAATAGGTGATTGTGTGACAACCAGATGAACTGACCTTTGAATAGATATAATATCATGCAAAATAACtacaaaacactgaaaaatactgAGAAAGATCTTCCAGCTGTACTTTGTTGTCTAACATAAATGTGCTACTATGTCTTTAAGAAATGCTGGGAGACTGTACCATTTTGAGAGAGGGGTGTATGTATACGCCTTTTCAaattaaacacttttctctcttCACATTTATTAGAGATTTTGGatctgatgtattttttttacttactagTTAAAAAGTTATTACTACTTAAAGTTGTATCAGAATAAAACGTCACTTCGAATTTATCTTATTTGTACTGTACACAAATATTTGccgccattttattttattttttgcaggcaGAGCCTCTAAGTTACTCGCAAGTATTCCGTTATAACATATCAGGCAACCGGTGGATACAGTTTAACGTTTAAGGCCAGACCTTGAAATGACTACTAAAAAGAAACGCTCTGTGCACAACGACAAAGACAGCTGGGTTGTCATTGCTCCAGgtattttataattacaattttattgtGTTGCATGCTACACACGTGTACTTGCAGAAATATTCTATACAGTGTTTACTGCACGCCTTATTTTGCTGAGACTTTGTAATTATGACAAATGTTTAGTATGCATTATTAATTCCAAATTTAGAGTTGGTATACTTTTTAAGCCCACCTAAATCTCAGtgctattgttttcttttaaaaaatcgaatgtaatttgatttagttttttcccTTCCACCCTTCACTTTCAGATTCAGCACTGGACACAGGCAGGTCTGAAGAGGGTGATCCGTCCTTCATCAAACTAAAGAGTCCTGCTACAGGTGTCCCTATACCAATTTAATTAACTGCAACACACAGTTTAGATGCTATGCACAACTTTATTTAGTGCTGATGATGTCTATCTAAATAAACTGCAACTGACTGACAGCTCTGCCCTTATTAAATTCAGGAAGTTCTTCACTGTACCTGTTTGGCTGTGGCGATGTTTCTGTTTATGAAGTAAAAGCCTTTTCTGAAGACTTTCGGTCTTGGTTTATTGGACAGACAGTGCAAAGAGGTAAGCTTTCCTTACAGAACATGAACTATCCATTTGATATGATTATAGATCATTGATTCTAATGATCCGTTTTATTAATCATCTAGTAATTTTCTGATAAGGTGAACTAATTGTTCACTTTTGTTTCCATGTCTTTAGATGGAAGATTACTGTATGTGACTCCCATTGATCCTTTATTTCTGCTGTTGCCATACATTAGCAGAACCACCACCGaggtaaacaattaattaaaaatgaaactgtTACAATAAAATCCATTTACATGAGCTTAATCTTTAATGAAGGCACTCTTCCTATAGGGAAAGTTCCAGCCGGTGGAGCAGATGGTGATGGATGAGGATTATCCTGGATGCACAAGACTTCTGCTTTGCAAACATGGATTGGATTCCCTTCATCATGTAGCTGATGAGAAAGGTGTGCATTTGAGTTTGTTGGAACGTATAGAGCCAAGTTCATTACAGATACACTGTGATGTCCAAATTTCGtccaatatataaaaatgtaatcctCTTTAACAGAGGTAGGTGGATCAAAGTTTCACAGATATAACCAGGAGAAGACCTTGGAGTGGCTCGAGAAAAAGgtttataaaaatttttttaacctGTATAAAAATCATCAATTATTTCAATATTGAGTGTTTTaagttgcatttaaaaaacaatatttttaggtCCAACGCACAGTAAGCACACTCAAAAAGAGCAACATCTCTGTGGGTGGAGGAGTGAAATCCAGCACGTTTGTCAGAGTGAAGCAGGAAGATGCTACTGAAGGTAAAAAGGATGAATAAATCGGGGTAGAATATGTTTGTATGCATTATTtgcttatgttatttttttatttttatagaagacTACTTACGTTACGCACATGGTCTCATATCAGAGTACATCAGTGAAGACCTGAGCAAAGACCTCCTCAAGCATCTGCAGTATGTGTGCCTACACTGATCATTCACATCACTTCACAAATAGTGGTACACCATGTAactttttttgttcaaaattaaCATAATGTTTGACTTGTCATATACATGCAGTTTTGGTTATGAACTGCCAGAGCACCAGTAAcatatggcgcttttccactgtgtGGTACGACTCGGCTCATTATGGCTCAGTATGGTACAGCACTGCTCGACCAGGCTTGGTATGCATTTGCACTGCAGTTTAATACTGCTttagagtgggcgggattattcacATGTCATTATAGTTGCGCTGCCTCTACTGCCACGACTTGTGAAAAACGTTTTCATTTCGCATCaccccatcaagctctcgctggatcTGCTCCTCTGCTATCAGAGAGAGGAATGTCTGTTcaacaaaacagttaaaaaacagtTCCGTTAAAAACAGTTCCGTTCGATCCTTCACTTGGTGtgctggggcctgtaccatgggTTTTAGTGACATTCAATGCCTTAGTAACTTACACCCCACAGCTAACCTGCTCTAGGGCAAAAGTATGTTCTGGTTTAGAGAGCTCAAACCGAAATTTGACCAATCAGCTTTAAGCAAAGTGACGCATCTCTGATGCAATAAAGCCACTCCCCCAGTTTCTCTTACTCCAAATTATAGGACGCTACACAGTACTTTTTTTAAAAGAGATAAATAGTCAAATTTTTATATagatatgatttatataattataaaattagatTTATATACCCTTAATTTAgtagtaattattaatattttattttaaattaatataaacatagataatatttaatataaatacctTTTAGAATCAATAGCTTTAAACAAATATGAGCTtagatttttaattgttattataccTATAAATATAAACTCTATCAACTAACTTTACACCTTTTACTTGCACTTATATGGCAAGATGTTTTCTTTAAGTTAATGGATAGATCATTTCATCTTGGAAATGTGTTTAAATTCTTCATATTGTTCAATCTTTTAATCTTTGGTAGTGAATTGCAATTGCAATGACTCTCTCGCGAGAAGTGAATCAAAGTTTCAAGGCATGCGATTGGCTGTTTATTACTGATGTCACACTTTCATGTGCACCTGCTCCATTAACTCAAGATCAAGCCTGAGTAGACAGAGAAAGTTGATGATCAGCTTCACAGTACCAACAAAGCGAGATtggactggtttggtttttgtcaactcaaaacttaCCCTGTAACCCGAATTTGTTCAGCCACCAttatggtacaggcccctgatttaaatctagcggttctgttgtgtttgtgtcgcaAGTTCAGTGAGACCGGTAGCAATGATTCTCTCAAGCCAATCCGTGATCAGCAGAGTTAACATGTCGTGTTTTTTGTAACCgtacggttcacttggaacctcaactgAGGTGCTATTaaaggtactgtacccagtggaaaaccgcCCAAAAGTGAACCGTACCCAACCGTACCGTgctgtaccatgcagtggaaaataTACCATACAGTGTGATATCATATTTATCAGCTTTGTAGTGGCCAGTGAACAGCCTACTCTCTAAGATATTGGCATCAGCCATCAGAATAATACAGGTGCTAGTCATTTAattaatatcatcaaaaagttgatttatttcactaattccattcaaaaagtgaaatttgtatactatattcattcattacacacagactgatatatttcaaatgttcatttcttttaattttaatgattataactgacaactaagaaaaatcccaaattcagtatctagTATATTTAGCACCTGTACATATCAGTCAACCACTACTTACAAACATAAATAACATTCCCAGGCTGTCATTTACTTTGTACCATGTTATTTGTATAGTCAGATTTATGTAGGTATAAAAATGTTTGTCTTATATAACAAGGTTGCCAGAGATATCCAGCCCTAAAGAAACAGAGCCGCCTTTTAAGGTAAATCTTTTGGATGGAAATACCACTGTGCAGTTGGCATATTACTAACATGCTTGCATGTTAATAGTTAAATTATGTCTGTCCTTGCTTTACTTGATTTTATGCATTGATAATTTGCTTTCTGATTTCTATTTCTCCTTTAACTCAAGCAGCTTGTCATGTTTTAAGAAGcaaaataaatgctttgtttctgaatgcatTTAGAGGATTGGTGTAGCAGTTCACTTAGATTCAAAAAGATCTTTTGCTGGACTTAGTTTTTCTGACTGCTGTCTTTCATTCGGTAGAAACGAAAACTGTCAGATAAACCGGTAGAGGCCGGGGAAGACTACACCAAGTTCAACAGTGCTGATTTTACACGAAAAGTGAGTTAGAATCACAAACATAGTGGTCATAGGTTTTATGATACAAACATTGGAAGAAATTGCAATACATGCTACAGCAGaactgtctgtttctctctgtctATGCCTAAAATAATCATTCAGGAGTTCATGCTTCAAGTATTATTGGATGTAAATTTACTTTTCCCGCTTAATTTTAGCTACTGTACTACAGTTTggataattataatatttaaaatatgttctatGTTATCTTAGCCACCAAAGAAGATGACTGCAGCTCAGAAGAGTCTTGCCAAAGTAGACAAATCTGGGATGAAGTGCTTGTCGGCATTCTTCAGCCCAAAAGTCAAACAAGAGAAGAACTGactcagtgagtgagtgagtgtttgtgcgaGTGTGAAACATTTTGCTAATAAAGGTATTAGAAAATAAGTTTTGCTCCACTGCTTGCTTTATTTTTCCACCCATAATGTGCTGTGCTTAATGCAGCGCTATACAATActtcgatttaaaaaaaaattaacttgcaCCTGTTGTTATtgtgatttttagtttttatagttTGAAAGGGTAATACCCAATTCCTGCTtccttt is a window from the Carassius gibelio isolate Cgi1373 ecotype wild population from Czech Republic chromosome A9, carGib1.2-hapl.c, whole genome shotgun sequence genome containing:
- the LOC128019870 gene encoding ribonuclease H2 subunit B yields the protein MTTKKKRSVHNDKDSWVVIAPDSALDTGRSEEGDPSFIKLKSPATGSSSLYLFGCGDVSVYEVKAFSEDFRSWFIGQTVQRDGRLLYVTPIDPLFLLLPYISRTTTEGKFQPVEQMVMDEDYPGCTRLLLCKHGLDSLHHVADEKEVGGSKFHRYNQEKTLEWLEKKVQRTVSTLKKSNISVGGGVKSSTFVRVKQEDATEEDYLRYAHGLISEYISEDLSKDLLKHLQLPEISSPKETEPPFKKRKLSDKPVEAGEDYTKFNSADFTRKPPKKMTAAQKSLAKVDKSGMKCLSAFFSPKVKQEKN